The following are encoded together in the Kwoniella europaea PYCC6329 chromosome 1, complete sequence genome:
- a CDS encoding peptidyl-prolyl cis-trans isomerase D: MPNTITYFDITIGGSPAGRLTFELFDDVVPKTADNFKHLCLGDKTNSSGRKLAYEGSIFHRCIKSFMLQGGDFTNGNGTGGESIYGEKFEDEGFTLKHDKPMLLSMANAGPNTNGSQFFITTVPTPHLDGKHVVFGRVRSNKGLVRRIEALPTTSDKPNEEVKIASAGVLTPEDIAREDEERKKAQEASGGEDIWEDYPQDEEGIDAEKADEALSVALKLKDVGTKEFKAGQFATALDKYQKALRYLDVHPVLPDDAPKEQVEGFRAARIPLLTNAALAALKCTPPAATLAMILTTRALAIDNLTPAEKGKALYRRALAEIQKKEDEEAEKDLKAALECVPGDAGVLKALKDVEQKRKERREKERKAFSKMFG, encoded by the exons ATGCCCAACACCATCACTTActtcgatatcaccatcgGAGGTTCGCCGGCTGGCCGATTGACTTTCGAGCTCTTCGACGATGTGGTTccaaag ACCGCGGACAACTTCAAACACCTCTGTCTAGGAGACAAGACCAACTCTTCCGGTCGAAAGCTCGCATACGAAGGATCTATCTTTCACAGATGCATAAAGAGTTTCATGCTTCAGGGAGGTGATTTCACCAATGGAAATGGTACAGGTGGTGAATCAATCTATGgagaaaag tttgaagatgagggatttACGTTGAAACACGACAAACCAATGTTACTGTCCATGGCTAATGCTGGACCAAACACCAATGGATCTCAATTCTTCATTACTAC CGTCCCAACACCCCACCTCGATGGTAAACACGTAGTATTCGGTCGTGTACGATCTAACAAAGGATTAGTTCGACGAATCGAAGCGTTACCTACTACATCCGATAAACCAaatgaagaagtgaaaatCGCCTCTGCGGGTGTGTTGACTCCAGAGGATATCGCtagagaggatgaagaaaggaagaaggctCAGGAAGCTAGTGGGGGTGAAGATATCTGGGAG GACTACcctcaagatgaagagggtatAGATGCTGAGAAAGCAGATGAGGCTTTGAGTGTGGCTCTCAAGCTGAAAGATGTCGGTACAAA AGAATTCAAAGCTGGACAATTCGCTACAGCTTTAGACAAATATCAAAAAGCCTTGAGATACCTTGACGTACACCCCGTCTTACCTGATGATGCACCCAAAGAACAAGTAGAGGGATTCCGAGCAGC TCGAATTCCATTATTGACTAATGCCGCTCTTGCCGCTTTGAAATGTACACCCCCAGCAGCGACTTTGGCGATGATCCTCACGACTCGTGCATTAGCTATCGATAATCTCACACCGGCCGAAAAAGGCAAAGCGTTATATAGAAGGGCTTTAGCTGAGATccaaaagaaagaggatgaagaggccGAAAAAGATCTGAAGGCTGCGTTGGAGTGCGTACCGGGCGATGCAGGTGTATTGAAAGCTTTAAAGGATGTTGAGCAGAAACGAaaggagaggagggagaaggagagaaaggcTTTTTCAAAGATGTTTGGATAG
- a CDS encoding nucleolar protein 58 — protein MLVLAETSVGFVVFKLSNDAKIDSKDLWKEFETPEGANKALKVQAIQRFTSTATAVEDLAAIQDGRLTDSLSKFLVDVAGGSGEADGEKKKKKKKLEEMLVVSDPKLAGTINKTLSIPVLSDSSTQDLYRGIRQQLASLLGGVDQKDLNTMSLGLGHSLSRFKLKFSTDKVDTMVIQAIALLDDLDKEINIYSMRVKEWYGWHFPEMAKIIVDNLAYARVVKAMGFRTNASSTSFELILPEDLEATIKAAAELSMGTEISDSDMAHINSLCDQVISITEYRTQLSEYLRNRMQAIAPNLTALVGELVGARLISHAGSLMNLAKHPASTVQILGAEKALFRALKTKHDTPKYGLIYHASLIGQAPQKLKGKMARMVATKAALSIRVDALSDAESRSEATSAEVGITNRVKLESRLRALEHQAGIQSVRKVTSGVNGRSQPKFELGNNGSGSYNANTDNLPLDSVNGMLPTQPQTAVKKAVEAVLEVKEEKRAEKSDDKESKKDKKKKRKSEAAVGDVTMDDADESMVVGETKEERKARKEAKKAAKAAKKASEEKGESDKKSKKRRADESEVGDASVVVDGEKKKKKKKRDSEAA, from the exons ATGCTCGTCCTTGCCGAAACATCAGTCGGTTTTGTAGTCTTCAAGCTTAGCAATGACGCCAAGATTGACTCTAAAGATCTATGGAAGGAATTTGAGACGCCTGAGGGAGCCAACAAAGC CCTCAAAGTACAAGCCATTCAACGATTCACATCTACCGCCACTGCCGTCGAAGATCTCGCTGCTATCCAAGATGGTCGATTGACCGATTCCCTTTCCAAGTTCCTCGTAGATGTAGctggtggatcaggtgaggCTGACggagagaaaaagaagaagaagaagaagttggaagagatgttgGTTGTATCCGATCCTAAACTCG CTGGAACAATCAATAAAACACTTTCTATCCCTGTACTTTCCGATTCATCCACCCAAGATCTCTATAGAGGTATCAGACAACAACTCGCCTCTTTACTTGGTGGAGTCGACCAAAAAGATCTCAACACAATGTCTTTGGGTTTAGGTCACTCTTTATCCCGATTCAAGCTCAAATTCTCAACTGATAAAGTAGATACTATGGTTATCCAAGCTATTGCCTTattagatgatttggacaAGGAAATCAACATATACTCTATGAGAgtcaag GAATGGTATGGATGGCATTTCCCCGAAATGGCTAAAATCATCGTTGACAATCTCGCCTACGCTCGAGTTGTGAAAGCTATGG GTTTCCGAACCAACgcatcatccacctcatttGAACTAATCCTCCCAGAAGACCTCGAAGCCACTATCAAAGCTGCTGCAGAACTTTCAATGGGTACTGAAATTTCCGATTCCGACATGGCCCATATCAACTCGTTATGTGATCAagtcatctccatcaccGAATACCGAACTCAATTATCTGAATACCTCAGGAATCGAATGCAAGCGATCGCACCTAACCTTACTGCCTTGGTCGGTGAATTGGTAGGGGCAAGGTTGATCTCTCATGCAGGTTCGCTCATGAACTTGGCCAAACACCCTGCATCAACTGTCCAAATCCTCGGTGCTGAGAAAGCTTTGTTCAGAGCTTTGAAGACGAAACATGATACTCCTAAATACGGTTTGATCTAccat GCGTCATTGATTGGCCAAGCCCCTCAAAAACTAAAGGGTAAAATGGCTAGAATGGTGGCTACCAAAGCAGCTCTATCTATCCGTGTGGATGCTTTGTCAGATGCGGAATCCCGTTCGGAAGCTACCTCAGCAGAAGTTGGAATAACGAATCGAGTCAAACTCGAATCTCGTCTGAGGGCATTAGAACATCAAGCTGGTATTCAATCTGTACGAAAAGTAACATCGGGAGTTAACGGTAGATCACAACCTAAATTCGAACTTGGCAATAATGGATCTGGATCATATAATGCCAACACGGATAACTTGCCTTTGGACAGTGTGAATGGGATGTTacctactcaacctcaaacTGCCGTTAAGAAGGCTGTGGAAGCTGTGttggaagtgaaagaagaaaagcGAGCCGAGAAATCGGATGACAAAGAGAgcaagaaggataagaagaagaagaggaagtccGAGGCTGCTGTTGGGGACGTTACGATGGATGATGCGGATGAAAGTATGGTAGTTGGTGAAAccaaggaggaaagaaaggcaaggaaagaagctaagaaagct GCCAaagcagctaagaaagcttcagaggagaaaggagagtCAGacaagaaatccaagaagaggagagcGGACGAATCGGAAGTGGGAGATGCGAGTGTGGTAGTAgatggtgagaagaaaaagaagaagaagaagagagattcgGAAGCTGCTTAA